A window from Citrus sinensis cultivar Valencia sweet orange chromosome 5, DVS_A1.0, whole genome shotgun sequence encodes these proteins:
- the LOC102629264 gene encoding uncharacterized protein LOC102629264, which produces MNHQEEQELLSQSTLPVLSRLDRLDRLLLLLEERHCLSTKHIPNCAIGRMKSSTEDQCKTLAYELEEVNYKGTLMERLTMLENRVLELSLVMEEVEKTSRSSSCTIERAEKIEHKLSFTAITSQDDDTINSSQGTTNLVEASACERKSKGGHKDRRWRNVALIRHNKWLGWFPMGC; this is translated from the exons atgaatCATCAAGAAGAACAAGAACTACTCTCTCAATCTACCTTGCCTGTTCTTTCAAGATTGGATCGCCTTGATCGTTTG CTGTTGTTGTTAGAAGAGAGGCATTGCTTGTCAACGAAGCATATTCCAAATTGTGCTATTGGAAGAATGAAGAGCAGTACAGAAGATCAATGCAAGACTTTGGCCTATGAACTTGAAGAAGTTAATTATAAAGGCACGCTAATGGAGCGATTAACCATGCTTGAAAATCGCGTATTAGAG TTGAGCCTAGTGATGGAAGAAGTAGAAAAGACATCGAGATCAAGCTCTTGTACCATTGAAAGGGCtgaaaaaattgaacataAACTAAGTTTTACAGCAATTACAAGTCAAGATGATGATACGATCAACAGCTCTCAA GGGACTACCAATTTGGTTGAAGCAAGTGCATGTGAAAGAAAATCGAAGGGTGGTCACAAAGACAGAAGATGGAGAAATGTGGCATTAATAAGACATAACAAATGGCTTGGATGGTTTCCGATGGGATGTTGA